The following are encoded in a window of Primulina eburnea isolate SZY01 chromosome 4, ASM2296580v1, whole genome shotgun sequence genomic DNA:
- the LOC140829790 gene encoding vesicle transport protein GOT1-like translates to MMAFEMNDRKKIGLGLTGFGVFFSFLGIIFFFDKGLLAMGNVLFISGVALTIGLKSSAQFFMKRSNYKGTVSFGAGFVLVIIGWAVLEMILEAYGFVVLFSGFWPTLAVFLQKIPIIGWIFQQPLVRSFFDRRRGNRVPV, encoded by the exons ATGATGGCCTTCGAGATGAACGACCGGAAAA AAATTGGGCTCGGTTTGACTGGTTTTGGAGTGTTCTTTTCATTTCTGGggataattttctttttcgataaGGGACTGCTGGCAATGGGGAAC GTCCTCTTCATCTCAGGAGTGGCATTAACCATTGGACTAAAGTCGTCTGCACAATTCTTCATGAAACGTTCAAATTATAAG GGAACAGTTTCATTTGGTGCTGGCTTCGTTCTTGTTATAATTGGATGGGCCGTACTAGAGATGATCCTCGAGGCATATGGTTTCGTTGTACTCTTTAG TGGATTTTGGCCAACTTTGGCTGTTTTTCTGCAGAAGATACCTATCATAGGTTGGATTTTCCAGCAGCCTCTTGTTAGATCG TTCTTTGATCGTCGACGTGGAAATAGAGTACCTGTATAA